A section of the Tenrec ecaudatus isolate mTenEca1 chromosome 10, mTenEca1.hap1, whole genome shotgun sequence genome encodes:
- the TOB1 gene encoding protein Tob1: protein MQLEIQVALNFIISYLYNKLPRRRVNIFGEELERLLKKKYEGHWYPEKPYKGSGFRCIHIGEKVDPVIEQASKESGLDIDDVRGNLPQDLSVWIDPFEVSYQIGDKGPVKVLYVDDNTENGCELDKEIRNSFNPEAQVFMPISDPASSVSSSPSPPFGHSAAVSPTFMPRSTQPLTFTTATFAATKFGSTKMKTSSRSNKVTRSSPIHLGLNVNDLVKQKAISPSVHSLYALGLGAQPPPPPPPQPQPPQPQQPQQKTSALSPNAKEFIFPNMQGQGSSTNGMFPADSPLNLSPLQYSNAFDVFAAYGGLNEKSFVDGLNFSLNNMQYSNQQFQPVMAN, encoded by the coding sequence ATGCAGCTTGAAATTCAAGTAGCActaaattttattatttcatatctgtaCAATAAGCTTCCCAGGAGACGTGTCAACATTTTTGGTGAAGAGCTTGAAAGACTTCTAAAGAAGAAATATGAAGGGCACTGGTATCCTGAAAAGCCATACAAAGGATCAGGGTTTAGATGTATACATATAGGGGAGAAGGTGGACCCCGTGATCGAACAAGCATCCAAAGAGAGTGGTTTGGACATTGATGATGTCCGTGGCAACCTGCCCCAGGATCTCAGTGTTTGGATTGACCCGTTTGAAGTCTCCTACCAGATCGGTGACAAGGGACCCGTGAAGGTGCTTTACGTGGATGACAATACTGAAAATGGCTGCGAGCTGGATAAGGAGATCAGAAACAGCTTTAACCCAGAGGCCCAGGTTTTCATGCCCATCAGTGACCCAGCCTCGTCTGTGTCCAGCTCGCCATCGCCTCCCTTTGGCCACTCTGCTGCAGTCAGCCCCACCTTCATGCCCCGGTCCACTCAGCCTTTAACCTTCACCACTGCCACTTTTGCTGCCACCAAGTTCGGCTCCACCAAAATGAAGACCAGCAGCCGGAGCAACAAGGTCACGCGCTCGTCTCCTATCCATCTCGGCTTGAATGTGAACGACCTCGTGAAGCAGAAAGCCATTTCTCCCTCAGTGCACTCTCTGTACGCGCTGGGCCTGGGGGCCCAGCcaccgccgcccccgccgccacagccacagccacccCAGCCGCAGCAGCCCCAGCAGAAAACCTCTGCTCTTTCTCCTAATGCCAAGGAATTTATTTTTCCTAATATGCAGGGTCAAGGTAGTAGTACCAATGGAATGTTCCCAGCCgacagccccctaaacctcagtcCTCTCCAGTACAGCAATGCCTTTGATGTGTTTGCGGCCTATGGTGGCCTCAACGAGAAGTCTTTTGTAGATGGCTTGAATTTTAGTTTAAATAACATGCAGTATTCTAACCAGCAATTCCAGCCTGTCATGGCTAACTAA